The Pyrenophora tritici-repentis strain M4 chromosome 3, whole genome shotgun sequence genome has a window encoding:
- a CDS encoding Amidase domain containing protein, whose protein sequence is MGLLEYRQHKADCKRKQSERASKIATLPAPYLSPLSSQERSILGRPIQELVQDVHKQITSPVDILRAYGKVAIKAQEKTNCLTEILFPEAEEWAEKEINLKGPLAGIPVSLKDSVHVKGFDTSVGYTKNVGNPAADDGIMVKILKDAGAVPFVKTNLPTTLLSFESTNDVWGQSKNPHNDKYSPGGSTGGESALLAFGGSRIGIGSDVAGSVRAPAHFSGCYSIRCSTGRWPKIGANTSMAGQEGIPAVFSPMARTLNDLTYFTRSFIQMKPWTYDYSVHPIEWREDVETEYREKKKLRIGIMRTDRVVDPSPACARALDQTAKALAAEGHEVFDVEPPSPYEALQIASQLLISDGGDTFMAHFRSGEWNDYGAAQMVSYMKLPRFVKYVHYLYVKYIKGDEIWAGLLRDWNPKNTTEYWKLAFRREAFKAKFFKWWAEEVKMDVMLTPPNATPAVPHGGMHDAVSSCGYTFLFNLLDYSAGIIPVTHVDPAKDALPSTFNAKKLNGVAQGAYKHYDADKMAGLPVAVQVVGRRLEEEKVLAIMERVEDALDKHGGRYDLLEVE, encoded by the exons ATGGGTCTTCTGGAATATAGACAACATAAGGCCGACTG TAAACGAAAGCAGTCGGAACGAGCCTCTAAGATTGCGACACTCCCCGCACCGTACCTGTCCCCTCTGTCATCTCAAGAACGGTCTATCCTCGGAAGACCAATCCAAGAGCTTGTCCAGGATGTACACAAGCAAATCACCAGTCCCGTCGACATCTTACGTGCATACGGCAAAGTTGCCATAAAAGCACAGGAGAAGACAAATTGCCTGACAGAGATACTATTTCCAGAGGCAGAGGAATGGGCAGAGAAGGAAATCAACCTCAAGGGTCCGCTTGCTGGTATTCCGGTATCATTGAAGGACTCTGTACATGTCAAAGGCTTTGACACCTCTGTTGGTTATACGAAGAATGTAGGAAACCCAGCAGCCGATGATGGCATAATGGTGAAGATATTGAAAGATGCTGGAGCAGTACCGTTTGTCAAGACCAATCTGCCTACGACTCTCCTCTCCTTCGAATCGACCAACGACGTCTGGGGCCAGAGCAAGAACCCACACAATGATAAATACTCTCCGGGTGGCTCAACAGGTGGAGAATCGGCGCTTTTGGCATTTGGTGGCAGTCGCATTGGTATTGGGTCAGATGTCGCGGGCTCAGTTCGCGCACCCGCACACTTCTCCGGTTGCTACTCGATTCGATGCTCAACAGGACGTTGGCCAAAGATAGGCGCGAACACGAGTATGGCCGGTCAAGAAGGCATTCCCGCCGTCTTCAGCCCAATGGCCAGGACACTAAACGATTTGACGTACTTTACACGCAGTTTCATCCAGATGAAGCCTTGGACATACGACTACAGTGTTCACCCAATAGAATGGAGAGAGGACGTGGAGACCGAGTACAGAGAAAAGAAGAAGCTACGCATAGGCATCATGCGCACCGACCGCGTTGTAGATCCATCACCAGCATGTGCACGAGCTCTAGACCAAACAGCCAAAGCACTTGCAGCTGAAGGCCACGAAGTCTTTGATGTCGAGCCCCCATCGCCATACGAAGCTCTGCAGATAGCCTCTCAACTTCTCATAAGCGACGGCGGTGATACATTCATGGCACATTTCCGGAGTGGAGAATGGAACGATTACGGTGCTGCGCAAATGGTGTCGTACATGAAGCTCCCTCGCTTCGTCAAGTACGTACACTACCTCTACGTAAAGTACATCAAGGGCGATGAAATCTGGGCTGGCTTACTCCGAGACTGGAACCCCAAGAACACAACCGAGTATTGGAAGCTTGCTTTCAGGCGCGAGGCTTTCAAGGCAAAGTTTTTCAAGTGGTGGGCTGAGGAGGTTAAGATGGATGTCATGCTCACTCCGCCGAACGCGACACCGGCTGTGCCGCATGGTGGTATGCACGATGCAGTCAGCAGCTGCGGTTACACGTTTTTGTTCAACTTG CTCGATTACTCTGCTGGTATCATACCAGTAACACATGTTGACCCGGCCAAGGACGCGCTTCCTTCGACTTTCAACGCAAAGAAGTTGAACGGTGTTGCACAAGGGGCGTATAAGCACTATGATGCTGACAAGATGGCTGGTCTACCGGTTGCTGTGCAGGTGGTGGGCAGAAGATTagaagaggagaaggtgCTTGCTATTATGGAGCGAGTGGAGGATGCCCTTGATAAGCATGGCGGACGATATGACTTGCTCGAGGTTGAGTGA
- a CDS encoding Mating-C multi-domain protein, with product MSGSIPTSTSVSESAVIEAPFSDVWHLIKLQDFSKFWSKLDKSEFVKGTSDETDIVKWSFKDGTVLEVKQEEHSSIDHYITYSVITSKPELSYSSVVSTIRAYPVTSGKHEGQTFVTWTGNFSSDADASVIQDAKFKRREALADLAQAASKK from the exons ATGTCCGGAAGCATCCCCACCTCCACCTCCGTCAGCGAGTCGGCCGTCATCGAGGCACCTTTCAGCGATGTCTGGCACCTGATCAAGCTCCAGGACTTCAGCAAGTTCTGGTCCAAGCTTGACAAGAGCGAGTTCGTCAAGGGAACCTCAGACGAGACGGATATCGTCAAGTGGTCGTTCAAGGACGGTACAGTGCTTGAGGTCAAGCAGGAGGAGCACTCT TCCATCGACCACTACATCACTTACTCTGTCATCACCTCCAAGCCCGAGCTCTCCTACTCTTCCGTCGTCTCCACGATCCGCGCATACCCTGTCACTTCAGGCAAGCACGAGGGACAGACATTCGTCACATGGACTGGCAACTTTAGCAGTGATGCTGACGCTA GCGTGATCCAGGATGCCAAGTTCAAGCGTCGTGAGGCTCTTGCCGACCTTGCCCAGGCCGCTTCAAAGAAGTAG
- a CDS encoding GFA domain containing protein, translating to MTDFMGHCHCKQTEFTATLQQDQQAHILCHCNTCKDLSGSAYTLNQIIPAKALKITKGDDLGKYTYKGDSGKSVHCYYCKNCTTHVYHVQEALGPDNIVLRTGLLDEGVKNFKPGAEIYGKDRLPWEKEVAHTFDVLPPS from the exons ATGACGGACTTTATGGGACACTGCCACTGCAAGCAGACCGAGTTTACTGCTACGCTGCAGCAGGATCAGCAGGCCCATATTCTTTG CCATTGCAACACCTGCAAAGACCTCTCCGGCTCAGCCTACACACTCAACCAAATCATCCCCGCCAAAGCGCTCAAGATCACAAAGGGCGACGACCTCGGCAAATACACATACAAGGGTGACTCTGGCAAGAGCGTTCACTGC TACTACTGCAAGAACTGCACCACCCATGTCTACCACGTTCAAGAAGCCCTCGGCCCTGACAACATTGTCTTGAGGACAGGATTGCTCGACGAGGGTGTCAAGAACTTCAAGCCTGGTGCGGAGATCTACGGCAAGGACCGTCTGCCATGGGAGAAGGAAGTCGCCCACACCTTCGATGTCCTTCCACCTTCATAG
- a CDS encoding MARVEL domain containing protein, which translates to MPVPSYNAMPLSKMFVVVRGLQAICMILVIGICSNFVQMIVTTGVEPPKEFVGTLSVTCIAALYIIVSIGYYWSQANLGLLIMTGVDSLLLIAFIVCAVTLGKPMSFLNCYVIGKSSAEIDAQYASAFVTATVENLNKSVSSLGHWAGVTRSNCFQAKTVWGMAIALCILFTVSCALLPTLWYKNNMKKPAKTVEEA; encoded by the exons ATGCCTGTCCCAAGCTACAACGCTATGCCTCTCTCCAAGATGTTTGTCGTGGTCCGCGGTCTCCAGGCCATCTGCATGATCCTCGTCATCGGCATCTGCTCCAACTTTGTCCAAATGATTGTCACAACCGGTGTTGAACCACCCAAGGAATTCGTCGGCACACTCAGTGTG ACCTGCATTGCAGCACTCTACATCATAGTCAGCATCGGCTACTACTGGTCGCAAGCCAACCTCGGTCTTCTCATCATGACGGGCGTCGActccctcctcctcatcgCTTTCATCGTCTGCGCAGTTACTCTCGGAAAGCCCATGTCCTTCCTCAACTGCTACGTCATTGGCAAGTCGTCTGCGGAAATCGATGCACAGTACGCCAGCGCCTTTGTCACTGCCACGGTTGAGAACCTCAACAAGTCTGTCTCCAGCTTGGGTCACTGGGCTGGTGTTACTCGCAGCAACTGCTTCCAGGCCAAGACCGTGTGGGGTATGGCTATTGCTCTTTG CATTCTCTTTACTGTGTCTTGCGCTCTCTTGCCTACTTTGTGGTACAAGAACAACATGAAGAAGCCGGCCAAGACTGTCGAGGAGGCCTAG
- a CDS encoding Prp18 multi-domain protein, which translates to MDFAKLMSAHIKKGKETAAPPESQDKKYLKRREIEAQRQAAYVAEQEAAEKARKERLEKKRKAEEDEAEREAERREKRKKDGDEDGTPIPEDEDVPDEELVERLRALQEPARLFGETHKQRLKRYKKRVGADSLAAIMTDGPIPTTLQLVPEKDMKVKLGIPKDKEGREFLFRQLVSYFTMVLKEWDVTLARRDQDVKESYQGKQAYAAMVQARENMRPLFKKLEKLDLPDSIVEPVVEIVHAAQERRYVDANDGYLRLSIGKAAWPIGVTMESYFTYPPEAESPVNHDILFRPGVAPDGFDTFTPRTLIYDLKGAFGSMRKINALYEAEDDRSILDQPGVWPSKPIVQRAAETIPQSAYQEHLDAGIEPPQLSTSSVRYWSDYSRVYYHPKSIVQLSEFDVNDKLMPFESWDVGMELFEKLEREVDLVDRDLRPFVEECDGIQGLQIFTGVDDAWGGWASGWIERLRDEYGKMSIWTWGLGDQGANASTPRERRLQQIANSARSLQILGEQSSVYVPMSNSPAKLPSYLSLDATSLWHIAALQVVGLESMTMSSRLRSTLGGRGTLQDLENTINSTGKRRIAKFEMNIADPDVLSDKAFDEARNAEKVGSTTSRQTSEGDSELAKFDIDVFTRDYRTARGKGKKEHIFGRAEATRGEWSVSEASERDPHDRFYSGPAVQRYTAPLLFPLLDSFPKLIFDVGTGNATKLAVHTGITTSTAVAEQIRAVEQLVKRLVGIEEREALCNGLQVLAEEYDEGWDSGTDSDDDE; encoded by the exons ATGGATTTCGCAAAGCTCATGTCAGCGCACATCAAGAAGGGCAAAGAGACAGCAGCGCCCCCCGAGTCACAAGACAAAAAGTACCTCAAGCGCCGCGAAATCGAAGCGCAACGACAAGCAGCCTACGTGGCCGAACAAGAAGCCGCGGAAAAGGCACGAAAGGAGCGATTGGAGAAAAAGCGCAAGGCCGAGGAAGATGAGGCAGAAAGGGAAGCAGAGCGACGCGAGAAGCGC AAAAAGGATGGGGATGAGGATGGAACCCCCATACCTGAAGACGAAGATGTCCCAGACGAGGAGCTAGTCGAAAGGCTGCGAGCCCTCCAAGAACCAGCACGACTATTCGGCGAGACACACAAGCAACGTCTGAAGCGATACAAGAAACGCGTCGGTGCAGACAGCCTAGCAGCCATCATGACAGACGGACCAATACCAACAACACTACAACTGGTTCCGGAGAAGGACATGAAGGTCAAACTTGGTATACCAAAGGACAAGGAAGGCCGCGAATTTCTCTTCAGACAGCTGGTAAGCTACTTCACAATGGTACTCAAGGAGTGGGACGTCACCCTTGCGCGCCGAGACCAGGATGTCAAGGAGTCGTATCAAGGCAAGCAGGCCTACGCCGCCATGGTACAAGCGCGCGAAAACATGCGCCCGTTGTTCAAGAAGCTGGAAAAGTTGGATCTCCCGGACAGCATCGTTGAGCCTGTCGTAGAGATTGTACATGCCGCACAGGAACGAAGATATGTCGATGCGAATGACGGCTACCTACGTCTTAGTATTGGCAAGGCTGCGTGGCCGATTGGTGTTACCATG GAGTCCTACTTCACATACCCACCTGAAGCCGAGTCACCTGTCAACCATGACATCCTTTTCAGGCCTGGAGTTGCCCCAGATGGTTTCGACACTTTCACACCAAGGACCCTCATATATGACCTCAAGGGCGCTTTTGGTAGTATGAGAAAGATCAACGCCTTGTACGAGGCCGAAGACGATAGAAGCATTCTAGATCAACCCGGCGTTTGGCCTTCCAAGCCTATTGTACAGCGCGCTGCTGAGACTATCCCACAGTCTGCCTATCAGGAGCACCTGGATGCCGGCATTGAACCTCCCCAACTCAGTACATCATCTGTTCGCTACTGGTCTGATTACAGTCGCGTCTATTACCACCCAAAGTCAATTGTCCAGCTGTCCGAGTTCGATGTCAACGACAAGCTCATGCCCTTCGAAAGCTGGGACGTGGGCATGGAACTCTTTGAGAAGCTCGAAAGAGAGGTCGATCTTGTCGATAGGGATCTGCGGCCTTTTGTAGAAGAATGTGACGGTATCCAAGGACTTCAGATCTTCACAGGCGTCGACGATGCTTGGGGAGGCTGGGCGTCAGGATGGATTGAGAGACTAAGAGACGAGTACGGCAAGATGAGCATCTGGACTTGGGGTCTGGGCGATCAAGGTGCAAATGCAAGCACTCCTCGG GAGAGAAGACTGCAGCAAATTGCGAACTCGGCACGATCACTGCAGATACTAGGCGAACAGTCATCAGTATATGTACCAATGTCGAACAGTCCAGCCAAGTTACCAAGCTATCTCTCCTTGGACGCGACCTCCCTATGGCATATTGCTGCTTTGCAGGTTGTGGGCCTGGAGAGTATGACCATGTCCTCTCGCCTGAGGTCGACATTGGGCGGGCGTGGCACCCTGCAAGATCTGGAGAATACCATCAACAGTACTGGGAAACGGCGCATAGCGAAATTCGAGATGAACATAGCAGATCCCGACGTCTTGTCAGATAAAGCTTTTGATGAAGCCAGGAATGCGGAAAAAGTTGGGTCGACTACATCGAGACAAACGAGCGAGGGGGACAGCGAATTGGCCAAGTTTGACATTGACGTTTTCACTCGCGACTATAGGACCGCTCGTGGAAAAGGGAAGAAAGAGCACATCTTTGGGAGAGCCGAGGCTACTCGAGGAGAATGGTCGGTATCTGAAGCCAGCGAACGTGACCCTCATGACAGATTCTATAGTGGGCCTGCAGTGCAAAG GTATACTGCTCCGTTACTGTTCCCGCTTCTCGACAGCTTCCCCAAATTGATATTCGACGTAGGAACCGGCAACGCCACAAAACTCGCAGTTCACACTGGCATCACCACAAGCACTGCTGTCGCCGAGCAGATACGAGCAGTCGAGCAGCTAGTCAAGCGGCTAGTAGGAATCGAAGAAAGAGAGGCGCTCTGCAATGGCCTGCAAGTACTCGCAGAAGAATATGATGAAGGCTGGGACAGTGGTACAGACAGCGATGACGACGAGTAG
- a CDS encoding Sin3-associated polypeptide Sap18 — MAAPASEKVDRQTTTPFLLRLFFKQGGFHRLDEFDPTLPRLPTNVQIYTWQSCSLSELCKLLFSAVPTLLPQPYAGSRIAFRLVYPDIQGSNRPGAPGRFISRDIGSVIVGARSRNNDDDDDMDMEVADAATVAEALKQLDGDPEKTLADVKFLVGDYIACAILPPLPDGSVSAAPPPLSGPGRGPPPGGYGGRGRENGFGGRGDYGGYGRGGGSRFDDRRMSNGRVPNGEWRRGEAPPERERERELGFGRGGAGRGRGGGDDWRERGRGKGRW; from the exons ATGGCAGCTCCAGCCTCAGAAAAGGTTGACCGACAAACAACGACGCCGTTTCTCTTGCGCCTCTTCTTCAAACAAGGCGGATTTCACAG ATTAGATGAATTTGACCCTACCCTACCCCGCCTTCCAACCAATGTCCAAATCTACACATGGCAGAGCTGTAGCCTGAGCGAGCTGTGCAAGCTGCTCTTCAGCGCCGTACCAACTCTGTTACCACAACCTTACGCCGGATCGCGCATTGCATTCCGACTCGTATACCCCGACATACAAGGCTCCAATAGACCTGGCGCCCCAGGACGCTTCATATCGCGAGACATAGGCTCAGTCATTGTAGGCGCACGGTCAAGGAACaacgacgatgacgacgacaTGGATATGGAAGTCGCAGATGCCGCTACTGTAGCAGAGGCGCTTAAGCAGCTCGACGGCGACCCAGAAAAGACGCTTGCAGACGTCAAATTCCTCGTTGGCGACTACATTGCATGTGCAATACTCCCACCACTACCTGATGGCAGCGTGTCAGCTGCGCCTCCACCGCTAAGTGGGCCTGGCAGAGGTCCGCCTCCTGGAGGATATGGGGGTCGAGGACGTGAGAATGGATTCGGTGGACGAGGAGACTATGGTGGCTATGGAAGGGGTGGGGGTAGTAGATTCGACGATCGGAGAATGAGCAACGGACGTGTGCCGAACGGCGAATGGAGAAGAGGTGAGGCGCCGCCCGAGAGGGAACGAGAACGAGAGCTAGGCTTTGGCAGGGGAGGGGCAGGTCGAGGGCGCGGGGGTGGAGACGACTGGCGCGAACGCGGTCGTGGAAAAGGACGGTGGTAG
- a CDS encoding Membrane-bound metallopeptidase codes for MSGPVAVARPPQPPRLRRESQRPGVARATTKQPSMEDDSVKPEEPRKYVYTQQDILAKHKGKPPSLRVYLHPKHFRLNDSQETLAYAGPMRELLLAIKDKVVPHNMVEDLYEFNTPWYDNCLIVEVHDFRSNSVKPKDESNSTGDGASSAFSIHNYNNFITPSPFAPHPVNKPESKPAQASAQSKEAEVKEDKENMPAPGQNGAANKQTGPGKVRTVVLFPTPQSQLADMQLLASTPVTDIAALKRMQAQGRAAGMPPTPMTAVPSTPTFSNGPSPKRQKMVLDDSNVHEFEAELLNATCPPLYLEPTKSFGHSLALMDAITHPINKNPAPPRKTRKRTTAELAADEAEAQGLQRFMLAGDEYQAVMMAAATGNDDNAVRAAANSQTFARFKTIANIRANHEETERRKKEEDARVAQAKRQAQMEAELQRKRELETRQQAELVERQQALRQQAAHQAQLQQQNQLQQNQIQQNEALRAAAAAQHQLSTATATQVASTPQSATQSQFSPTIRQQTPMAASAASPRVGGPASHPMGGTPMVPTASSQAINSPARPPSAVSHHQNQMARSVSQQQNPSRTGTPHMVQGTPVMNASMPNRNMTPTPSRMNQGSPPIAMQGQTPMMMQQASQPGQNMTPEMMPNFNQQRLYQVRMQQLQQQSASPGNPQQQQMQQLAFQKAAQHIQTQGVPQNQNPQQYRQQLAAHYFPDARAMNGMQNVNPNNPMHMQQYQQLLQQQRQQAANQSRLMQMRQQAALAGNQIPQGMMGNMNAMNNMQGGMQGMNVNNMGNMQGMNMAQMGQMNGGMGGMQGAQMNAGMQGVSMNQMSQQQMQQMMMMRQAQQNAQRMGQQGGQQGGDMGWSGV; via the exons atGTCGGGCCCAGTCGCAGTTGCTCGCCCGCCGCAGCCTCCCCGATTGCGCCGGGAATCCCAGCGTCCTGGCGTTGCGCGCGCCACGACCAAGCAGCCCAGCATGGAAGACGACAGCGTGAAGCCAGAGGAGCCCAGGAAATATG TCTACACCCAACAGGATATTCTGGCAAAGCACAAGGGAAAGCCGCCTTCGCTCCGCGTGTACCTGCACCCTAAGCACTTCCGCCTGAACGACTCCCAGGAGACGCTGGCATACGCCGGGCCCATGCGCGAGCTTCTCCTGGCTATCAAGGACAAGGTCGTGCCTCACAACATGGTCGAGGATCTCTACGAGTTCAATACGCCCTGGTACGACAACTGCCTCATCGTCGAGGTGCACGACTTCCGCTCCAACAGTGTAAAGCCCAAGGATGAATCCAACAGCACGGGCGACGGCGCCAGCAGTGCCTTCTCTATTCATAACTACAACAACTTCATTACCCCCTCGCCTTTTGCGCCTCATCCTGTCAACAAGCCCGAGTCGAAGCCCGCACAGGCCAGTGCCCAGAGCAAGGAGGCCGAGGTCAAGGAGGACAAGGAGAATATGCCAGCGCCTGGCCAGAATGGTGCAGCCAACAAGCAGACGGGACCCGGTAAGGTCAGGACAGTCGTTCTGTTTCCGACCCCGCAGTCACAGTTGGCCGACATGCAGTTACTGGCCTCCACACCCGTCACCGACATCGCTGCACTTAAGAGAATGCAGGCTCAGGGCAGAGCTGCCGGTATGCCACCCACTCCCATGACCGCAGTACCCTCGACGCCTACCTTCTCCAATGGCCCCAGTCCAAAGCGCCAGAAGATGGTCCTCGACGACAGCAATGTGCACGAGTTTGAGGCTGAGCTGCTTAATGCCACCTGCCCGCCGTTGTACCTGGAGCCCACCAAGAGCTTCGGCCACTCGCTTGCGCTCATGGACGCCATCACACATCCCATCAACAAGAACCCTGCGCCGCCACGCAAGACTCGGAAGAGGACCACTGCTGAATTGGCTGCCGACGAGGCTGAAGCCCAGGGTCTACAACGCTTCATGTTGGCGGGTGATGAATACCAGGCTGTCATGATGGCTGCTGCTACAGGTAACGATGATAACGCTGTGCGTGCGGCTGCCAACTCGCAGACATTTGCTAGATTCAAGACCATTGCCAATATCCGTGCCAACCATGAGGAAACCGAGCGACGGAAGAAGGAAGAAGACGCCCGCGTTGCCCAGGCCAAGCGACAGGCCCAGATGGAGGCCGAACTCCAGAGGAAACGAGAGCTCGAAACCAGACAGCAGGCTGAACTTGTCGAGCGTCAACAAGCCCTCCGCCAACAGGCGGCGCACCAGGCCCAGCTACAGCAACAGAACCAGTTACAGCAAAATCAAATCCAACAGAACGAAGCGTTACGGGCAGCTGCTGCAGCACAGCACCAGTTGTCGACCGCGACGGCTACCCAGGTTGCGAGCACGCCTCAATCCGCGACACAGTCTCAATTCTCGCCAACTATACGCCAACAGACGCCAATGGCAGCATCCGCGGCATCACCACGAGTTGGCGGCCCAGCCTCGCATCCCATGGGAGGCACCCCGATGGTCCCAACGGCTTCGAGCCAGGCCATCAACAGTCCAGCCCGGCCACCCTCTGCTGTTTCTCACCATCAGAACCAGATGGCCCGCTCTGTCAGCCAGCAGCAGAACCCGAGCCGCACCGGTACACCGCACATGGTACAAGGAACGCCTGTTATGAACGCATCCATGCCGAATCGCAACATGACACCCACTCCGAGCCGCATGAACCAGGGCAGCCCACCCATTGCCATGCAAGGACAAACCCCCATGATGATGCAGCAGGCCTCTCAGCCTGGCCAGAACATGACTCCAGAGATGATGCCAAATTTCAACCAGCAGCGCTTGTACCAGGTGCGAATGCAGCAATTGCAACAACAGAGTGCGTCCCCTGGTAACCCGCAACAGCAGCAGATGCAACAACTCGCATTTCAAAAGGCCGCCCAACATATCCAGACTCAGGGCGTGCCCCAGAACCAGAACCCCCAGCAGTACCGCCAGCAGCTGGCAGCGCATTACTTCC CAGATGCGCGCGCG ATGAACGGCATGCAAAATGTCAACCCAAACAATCCCATGCACATGCAGCAATACCAACAATTACTGCAACAGCAACGTCAGCAAGCCGCCAACCAGAGTCGACTCATGCAGATGCGCCAGCAGGCGGCCTTGGCCGGCAATCAGATCCCTCAAGGCATGATGGGCAACATGAACGCAATGAACAACATGCAAGGCGGTATGCAGGGCATGAACGTGAATAATATGGGCAACATGCAGGGTATGAACATGGCACAAATGGGACAAATGAATGGTGGCATGGGCGGCATGCAAGGCGCACAAATGAACGCCGGTATGCAGGGCGTAAGCATGAACCAAATGTCGCAACAGCAGATGCAGcagatgatgatgatgcgCCAGGCGCAGCAGAACGCTCAGCGCATGGGACAGCAGGGCGGCCAGCAAGGTGGCGACATGGGGTGGAGTGGTGTTTGA
- a CDS encoding Periplasmic protein TonB — MKYSMATLALVGAVYAVPYGGYGSGGDNNTPSNTPTPSGGYGGGYGGGYGGGYNVPSGTGSHPTSTPCEESSTPPAATSTPPSSTHAPPPSSSTPSPVKTTSVSVSSSTPSYPKESSTPCDEESSAPPTHPASSSVPAYSTSSSSMSSSSPTPVKTTSTPVKGTSTYSVPQETTTPCEEESTSTHPAVPVTTSSPTPVKGTSTYSVPQETTTPCEEESTSTHPAVPVTTSSPTPVKGTSTYSVPQETTTPCEEESTSTHPAVPVTTSSPTPVKGTSTYSVPQETTTPCEEETTSTHPVVPMKMTSFHPAPPAETTTPCEEETTSTPHPVVPMTTQSHPAPPAETTTPCEEESTSTPHPVVPMKMTSSHPAPPAETTTPCEEESTSTPHPVVPMTTQSHPAPPAETTTPCEEESTSTPHPVVPMKMTSSYPAPPAETTPCEEETTSTPHPVVPVTTYAPPPPYVETPPAPGKPASSAPPSNPPAGTPPAPGKPASSAPPSYPPAGTPPAPGKPTTTATPYIPEASVSTPCPETTTAPPAYPPAPAVSTPAPPAPAVSSPPAYPPAPVVSLPPAGPPPNATYTRPHQNTTTTTGVPPPPQFTGAASATKPIVALMAGAAALLYML, encoded by the exons ATGAAGTACTCAATGGCAACTCTCGCCCTTGTGGGCGCAGTTTACGCTGTCCCATACGGCGGATACGGTTCCGGCGGTGACAACAACACGCCTTCAAACACACCTACACCATCAGGCGGCTATGGAGGTGGATACGGTGGCGGATATGGAGGCGGATACAATGTTCCTTCAGGA ACTGGTAGCCACCCCACGTCCACTCCTTGCGAGGAGAGCAGCACTCCCCCGGCTGCTACTTCGACCCCTCCTTCTTCCACGCATGCTCCTCCGCCGTCGTCCAGCACTCCTTCCCCCGTGAAGACCACCAGCGTATCTGTTTCCAGCTCTACGCCTTCTTACCCTAAGGAGTCTTCCACTCCTTGCGACGAGGAGTCCAGCGCCCCGCCAACCCACCCCGCCTCGAGCTCAGTTCCCGCCTATTCTACATCCTCGTCCTCCATGAGCTCGAGCAGCCCAACTCCCGTCAAGACTACTTCCACTCCTGTCAAGGGTACTTCCACCTACTCAGTTCCTCAGGAGACTACTACTCCTTGCGAGGAGGAGTCCACCTCGACGCACCCCGCGGTTCCTGTGACCACGAGCAGCCCAACTCCCGTCAAGGGCACTTCCACTTACTCAGTTCCTCAGGAGACCACTACTCCCTGCGAGGAGGAGTCCACCTCGACGCACCCCGCGGTTCCTGTGACCACGAGCAGCCCAACTCCCGTCAAGGGCACTTCCACTTACTCAGTTCCTCAGGAGACCACTACTCCCTGCGAGGAGGAGTCCACCTCGACGCACCCCGCGGTTCCTGTGACCACGAGCAGCCCAACTCCCGTCAAGGGCACTTCCACTTACTCAGTTCCTCAGGAGACCACTACTCCCTGCGAGGAGGAGACTACCTCGACTCACCCCGTGGTCCCCATGAAGATGACGTCTTTCCACCCAGCTCCCCCAGCTGAGACTACCACTCCTTGCGAGGAGGAGACTACCTCTACTCCTCACCCCGTGGTTCCCATGACGACTCAGTCTCACCCAGCTCCCCCGGCTGAGACTACCACTCCTTGCGAGGAGGAGTCCACCTCGACTCCTCACCCCGTGGTCCCCATGAAGATGACGTCTTCCCACCCAGCTCCCCCAGCTGAGACTACCACCCCTTGCGAGGAAGAGTCCACCTCTACTCCCCACCCCGTGGTTCCCATGACGACTCAGTCTCACCCAGCTCCCCCGGCTGAGACTACCACTCCTTGCGAGGAGGAGTCCACCTCGACTCCTCACCCCGTGGTCCCCATGAAGATGACGTCCTCTTACCCAGCTCCCCCGGCCGAGACCACCCCTTGCGAGGAGGAGACTACCTCAACTCCCCACCCCGTGGTCCCAGTGACGACATATGCTCCTCCCCCTCCCTATGTGGAAACCCCTCCTGCTCCTGGCAAGCCCGCCTCGTCGGCCCCGCCATCTAACCCTCCTGCTGGAACCCCCCCTGCTCCTGGCAAGCCCGCCTCATCGGCCCCACCATCTTACCCTCCTGCTGGAACTCCTCCTGCCCCTGGCAAGCCCACTACCACTGCTACACCTTACATCCCTGAAGCGTCAGTCTCTACCCCTTGCCCGGAGACCACTACAGCGCCGCCTGCTTACCCTCCGGCGCCTGCGGTGTCTACTCCTGCTCCCCCTGCTCCCGCGGTGTCTTCACCTCCCGCTTATCCTCCGGCTCCCGTCGTGTCGCTGCCCCCTGCTGGACCTCCCCCGAATGCGACCTACACTAGGCCACACCAGAACACGACCACTACCACCGGCGTTCCCCCTCCTCCTCAATTCACCGGCGCTGCCTCGGCCACCAAGCCCATCGTCGCTCTCATGGCTGGTGCGGCGGCTTTGTTGTACATGCTCTGA